A stretch of the Lolium perenne isolate Kyuss_39 chromosome 3, Kyuss_2.0, whole genome shotgun sequence genome encodes the following:
- the LOC127340138 gene encoding probable LRR receptor-like serine/threonine-protein kinase At1g06840: MSSGLNKGALAGILVGTITAAIAVSVGFTIFIMRKRSKHRTVSRKSLLSRFSVKVDGVRCFTFEEMAKATNDFDDSAEVGQGGYGKVYRGNLDDGTAVAIKRAHEDSLQGSKEFCTEIELLSRLHHRNLVSLIGYCDEEEEQMLVYEFMPNGTLRDHLSVTSKRPLNFSQRLHIAMDAAKGILYLHTEADPPIFHRDVKATNILLDSKFVAKVADFGLSRLAPVPDISGTLPAHIFTVVKGTPGYLDPEYFLTHKLTEKVTFI; the protein is encoded by the exons ATGTCGTCAGGTTTAAACAAGGGTGCACTAGCAGGGATTTTGGTAGGAACGATTACTGCTGCTATTGCAGTATCTGTGGGTTTTACCATTTTTATAATGAGAAAACGCTCAAAACATCGAACAGTTTCGAGGAAGTCAT TATTGTCGAGGTTCTCTGTCAAGGTCGATGGTGTGAGATGCTTCACATTTGAAGAAATGGCTAAAGCGACCAATGATTTCGATGATTCAGCTGAAGTTGGTCAAGGAGGTTATGGAAAAGTCTATAGAGGTAATCTAGATGATGGAACAGCCGTTGCAATCAAACGAGCACATGAAGATTCTCTGCAAGGTTCAAAGGAATTTTGCACGGAAATAGAACTGCTGTCAAGATTGCATCATCGTAATTTGGTATCCCTCATTGGCTATTGtgatgaagaagaggaacag ATGTTGGTGTATGAATTCATGCCAAATGGCACCCTACGTGATCATCTTTCCG TAACTTCTAAAAGACCTCTGAACTTCAGTCAGAGGTTGCATATTGCAATGGACGCTGCAAAGGGAATCCTCTATCTACACACTGAGGCAGATCCTCCTATATTCCACCGTGATGTTAAGGCCACCAACATTCTATTGGACTCTAAGTTTGTAGCGAAGGTGGCTGACTTTGGTCTTTCAAGGCTTGCTCCGGTCCCAGATATCTCAGGAACATTGCCGGCTCATATCTTCACTGTTGTCAAGGGCACTCCA GGGTATCTTGATCCAGAATACTTCCTGACTCATAAATTAACAGAAAAAGTGACGTTTATATAA